One part of the Mariniflexile litorale genome encodes these proteins:
- a CDS encoding glycoside hydrolase domain-containing protein, with protein sequence MKKQIFILSTLSFFLICCSTTSQINTNAVSPPAKKVNVFLGSSGDHGQMSPSASSPFNMLSIGPQTYSHNHTGYEYYAERYEGFTHTHLEGVGCTGSGGNILIKPVLNKDIDTKLLKKEQQASPGYYEVSFENGVHAAMSVNHNFGLESYTFPKDTYEKGLYIDLSFALANRFISEEHTINNNVISGWIDTHTTCHRGVYRIYYALAVSNLNKFEKLSDHKYYAGLNPNTDNTTVQISFSSVNVEYAKNKLSDINLETVKKASNQEWNSLLSYVKVQGEDDRENLFYSLLYRGLQSPYKISEKDGTYSAINGTTQKADFEVYNGWAIWDNYREQLPMLSLLYPDKYADISKSIANLYKYGKKDWSTRHEPSPTVRTEHALVVLLDAYEKKYPLDFLPIKDSIIAEVNKLNFGAPDKALESSYDFWAASKIMEILKDDKLAKAYHNKSLDYKKYWKKDFADLTKNDVDKMQARGLYQGTIWQYRWFVPYDIDGLKNLAGDEKQFIKELDQFFEENNYNHANQPDLQVPGLYNATKQPWKSQKLFRNILLDTVVQNYFNDNSKGTDPYIGKIYKNQPRAYLRTMDDDAGTMSSWFVMRSIGLSPVNIGTPVYYLTAPIFKKVSISYPNGKKFEIEVKNYHKDHFYIKSATLNGKPLNQNWLHHKDIIKGGKLIIETSETPNTKWGIENTFVTKIKSSN encoded by the coding sequence ATGAAGAAACAAATTTTTATTTTAAGTACGTTAAGCTTTTTCTTAATTTGCTGTAGTACAACTTCTCAAATCAATACAAACGCTGTATCTCCTCCAGCCAAAAAAGTTAATGTCTTTTTAGGTAGCTCTGGAGATCATGGGCAAATGTCTCCATCTGCATCATCTCCATTTAATATGCTAAGTATTGGTCCGCAAACTTATTCGCATAATCATACTGGTTATGAATATTACGCTGAAAGATATGAAGGTTTTACGCATACGCATTTAGAAGGTGTAGGCTGTACAGGAAGTGGAGGAAATATTCTAATAAAACCTGTATTAAACAAAGATATTGATACCAAGTTACTCAAAAAAGAGCAGCAAGCAAGCCCTGGTTATTACGAGGTTTCTTTTGAAAATGGGGTACATGCTGCTATGAGTGTAAACCATAATTTTGGATTAGAAAGTTATACTTTCCCAAAGGATACCTATGAAAAAGGTTTATACATAGACCTTTCTTTTGCTCTAGCTAACAGATTTATTTCTGAAGAACATACTATTAACAACAATGTAATCTCTGGTTGGATAGATACACACACCACTTGTCATAGAGGTGTATATAGGATTTACTATGCATTAGCAGTTTCTAATCTAAACAAATTTGAAAAATTAAGTGACCACAAATATTATGCTGGCTTAAATCCGAATACAGATAATACAACAGTACAAATTAGTTTTTCTTCGGTAAATGTTGAATATGCTAAAAATAAATTAAGTGATATAAACTTAGAAACGGTAAAAAAAGCTTCAAATCAAGAATGGAATTCACTACTATCATACGTAAAAGTACAAGGTGAAGACGATCGTGAAAATTTATTTTACTCACTTTTATATAGAGGTTTACAATCTCCTTACAAAATAAGTGAAAAGGATGGTACTTACAGCGCCATCAATGGAACCACTCAAAAAGCTGATTTTGAGGTTTACAATGGATGGGCTATTTGGGACAATTATAGAGAACAATTACCTATGTTGTCTTTATTATACCCAGATAAATATGCAGACATTTCAAAATCTATTGCTAACCTCTATAAATATGGAAAAAAAGATTGGTCTACAAGACATGAACCTTCACCTACGGTACGTACTGAACATGCACTTGTTGTTTTATTGGATGCATATGAAAAAAAGTATCCGTTAGATTTTCTTCCTATTAAAGATTCTATCATTGCGGAAGTAAACAAATTGAATTTTGGTGCGCCAGACAAAGCATTAGAATCTTCATATGATTTTTGGGCTGCATCAAAAATAATGGAAATTTTAAAAGATGACAAACTAGCAAAAGCATACCATAATAAATCTCTAGATTATAAAAAATACTGGAAAAAAGATTTTGCAGATTTAACTAAAAATGATGTTGACAAAATGCAAGCTAGAGGTTTATATCAAGGAACTATTTGGCAATATCGCTGGTTTGTTCCTTATGATATTGATGGACTTAAAAATTTAGCTGGTGATGAAAAACAATTCATAAAAGAACTGGATCAGTTTTTTGAGGAAAATAATTACAATCACGCCAATCAACCAGATTTACAAGTTCCAGGACTCTATAATGCTACTAAACAACCATGGAAATCTCAAAAATTATTTAGAAACATATTGTTAGATACTGTTGTTCAAAATTATTTTAATGATAATAGTAAAGGGACAGATCCTTATATAGGAAAAATATACAAAAATCAACCCAGAGCATATCTAAGAACCATGGATGATGATGCTGGAACCATGTCGTCATGGTTTGTAATGCGAAGTATCGGTTTATCACCTGTAAATATTGGCACCCCTGTTTATTATCTAACTGCACCAATCTTCAAAAAAGTGAGTATCAGTTATCCTAATGGCAAAAAATTTGAAATTGAAGTGAAAAACTACCATAAAGACCATTTTTATATAAAATCCGCCACTTTAAACGGAAAACCATTAAATCAAAATTGGTTACACCATAAAGACATCATAAAGGGTGGTAAATTAATTATTGAAACCTCTGAAACTCCTAATACTAAATGGGGTATTGAAAACACATTTGTTACAAAAATAAAATCATCAAATTAA
- a CDS encoding GH92 family glycosyl hydrolase: MKILLKSFILFLVSTTFFCCKPIEKHNLTKYVNPFIGTGGHGHTFPGVSASFGMIQLSPNNGQGGWDWCSGYHYSDSIVIGFSHLNLSGTGGSDLKDILFMPINKKVDLTTSFSARDAPYRSQYSHQNESATSGYYSVFLKDHNINVELTANLRTAFHKYTYKKNDLQSVVIDLETTTASHIRIENKFTVSGYRYSEGWAKNQKVFFVAKFSKPISRKQLIANGKIIDSDYVEGTKTATQLFFEEENGSTLEARVAYSSVSIENAKENLDYDKNFDEAKKKAIKNWDKELNDIVVETKVDSLKTIFYTSLYHAKLAPTTFSDVNGEFRLENDKIATNNNYTTYSTLSLWDTFRAEHPLLTLINPEKVGDMISSMLAYFDERNKLPVWNLYANETNTMTGYHSIPVIVEAYMKGIRNFDTEKAFQAIKTTMMQNERGLDHYKKYGYVPFDLLDESVTITLEYAYDDWCAAQMAKALGYKEDYNYFLNRANNAYKYVFDPETKFMRGKSSDGVSWNEPFDPYRSKHRRDTDYTEGNAWQHSWFVLHDTENFIKMHGGSDKFTDMLGQLFVQPTEITGEHTSPDISGMVGQYAHGNEPSHHIAYLFNKAGKPWLTQYWVKKILDTQYNTTPNGLSGNEDCGQMSAWYVFSSMGIYPFNPASATYEIGTPLFDKSTINLENGKQFIIEAKNVSDKNFYIQAIKLNGENYNKTFITHDQIIVGGVLTFVMGSQPNKNWGLKN, encoded by the coding sequence ATGAAAATCCTTTTGAAATCCTTTATTTTATTTCTTGTGTCTACTACATTTTTTTGTTGTAAACCAATTGAAAAACATAACTTAACTAAATACGTTAATCCTTTTATTGGAACTGGTGGTCACGGACATACATTTCCAGGAGTTAGTGCTTCTTTTGGAATGATACAGCTAAGCCCAAACAATGGACAAGGCGGTTGGGATTGGTGTTCAGGTTACCATTATTCAGATTCAATTGTAATAGGCTTTAGTCATTTAAACTTGAGTGGTACTGGTGGAAGCGATTTGAAAGATATTCTATTTATGCCTATAAATAAAAAAGTTGACTTAACCACTTCGTTCTCAGCTCGAGATGCTCCTTACAGATCCCAATACTCACACCAGAATGAATCTGCAACTTCAGGATATTATAGTGTTTTTTTGAAAGACCATAATATTAATGTGGAGTTAACCGCAAATTTAAGAACTGCTTTTCACAAATACACGTATAAAAAAAACGATCTTCAGTCTGTAGTAATAGATTTAGAAACAACTACTGCTTCTCATATTAGAATCGAAAATAAATTTACTGTATCAGGATATAGATATAGCGAAGGATGGGCAAAAAATCAAAAAGTGTTTTTTGTTGCAAAATTTTCAAAACCTATAAGTAGAAAACAATTAATTGCAAATGGGAAAATAATTGATTCAGACTATGTAGAAGGTACTAAAACAGCCACTCAGTTATTTTTTGAAGAAGAAAATGGATCAACCTTAGAAGCCAGAGTCGCTTATTCCTCAGTAAGTATAGAAAATGCAAAAGAAAATTTAGATTATGATAAGAATTTTGATGAAGCTAAAAAAAAAGCTATTAAAAACTGGGATAAAGAACTTAATGATATAGTTGTTGAAACAAAAGTAGATTCACTTAAAACAATATTCTATACATCACTTTATCATGCTAAACTTGCACCCACAACTTTTAGCGATGTAAATGGAGAATTTCGTTTAGAAAATGATAAGATAGCAACTAACAATAATTACACAACATATAGTACACTTTCACTTTGGGATACATTTAGGGCAGAACATCCCTTACTTACATTAATAAATCCTGAAAAAGTGGGTGATATGATCAGTTCTATGCTAGCTTATTTTGATGAACGGAATAAACTTCCGGTTTGGAATCTTTATGCCAATGAAACTAATACGATGACGGGTTACCATTCCATACCAGTAATCGTTGAAGCTTATATGAAAGGCATACGCAATTTTGATACTGAAAAGGCATTTCAGGCCATTAAAACAACAATGATGCAAAATGAAAGAGGTTTAGATCATTATAAAAAATATGGTTATGTTCCTTTTGATTTATTAGATGAATCTGTAACTATTACCTTAGAATATGCTTATGACGACTGGTGTGCGGCTCAAATGGCGAAAGCTTTAGGTTACAAAGAAGATTACAATTATTTTTTAAATAGAGCTAATAATGCTTATAAATATGTTTTTGATCCTGAAACAAAATTCATGAGAGGAAAATCTTCAGATGGAGTTAGTTGGAATGAACCTTTTGATCCTTATCGTTCAAAACATCGTAGAGATACCGACTATACCGAAGGCAATGCATGGCAACATAGTTGGTTTGTGCTTCATGATACCGAAAACTTTATTAAGATGCATGGTGGCTCTGATAAATTTACCGATATGCTTGGTCAACTATTTGTGCAACCAACAGAAATCACTGGTGAACATACTTCTCCAGATATTTCGGGTATGGTAGGCCAATATGCTCATGGTAATGAACCTAGTCATCATATTGCATACCTTTTTAATAAAGCGGGGAAACCTTGGCTTACACAATATTGGGTGAAAAAAATTCTCGATACCCAATACAACACAACACCTAATGGATTAAGTGGTAATGAAGATTGTGGGCAAATGTCTGCTTGGTATGTTTTTAGTTCAATGGGTATCTATCCTTTTAATCCTGCAAGTGCAACGTATGAAATAGGAACACCACTTTTTGATAAATCAACTATTAATTTAGAGAATGGTAAACAATTTATTATAGAAGCCAAAAATGTATCTGATAAAAATTTCTATATACAGGCTATTAAACTTAACGGAGAAAACTACAACAAAACCTTTATTACTCACGATCAAATAATTGTAGGTGGTGTTTTAACGTTTGTGATGGGGAGTCAACCAAATAAAAATTGGGGTCTAAAAAACTAA
- a CDS encoding GH92 family glycosyl hydrolase translates to MSNTKNLFKTALSIVLFIICTNTWSQKLKPVDYVNTHMGNISHLLVPTFPTIHLPNSMLRVYPERGDYTGDLLHGLPLIVTSHRGSSAFNLSPFQGTENDIKSVLNYSYDLEKSTPYSYFVYLDDLQISVNYGISHQAARYEIEFENNKESYLILNSRNGEIQWNGKAISGYQNLDNNTKVYLYLEPEQKPESVSTFSNDGLIKSNISQGKNASLILKYAKGKRTTSINYGVSFIDEKQAQQNMKREVLKKTVADLQKEGMEIWNKALGKISVEGGSHDDKTVFYSSLYRSYERPVCISEEGRYFSAFDEKVHDDIGRDFYTDDWIWDSYRAHHPLRILTDPSKEEDILHSFLLMAEQMDNHWMPTFPEITGDSRRMNSNHAVASFIDAYRKGLKKFDLNNAFLASKNAITQKTLAPWSGKPAGELDLFYKNHGYIPALKDGEKETIPEVSSFEKRQPVAVTLGTSYDEWCLSEIAEELGKKEERDYFRQKSFNYRNLFNSKTQFFHPKDNEGHFIEPFDYRFSGGIGARDSYGENNGWTYRWDVQHNIADLIVLMGGRENFIQNLNDLFSTPMGRGKREFYTQLPDQTGNVGQFSMANEPSLHIPYLYNYAGQPWKTQKRIRKLLKDWFRNDLMGVPGDEDGGGMSSFVVFSQLGFYPVTPGLPIYNIGSPVFEKSVVHLENGKKFTIIAKNTSEENKYIQSAKLNNKTWNKPWFTHDDIINGGTLELEMGDKANKKWGSLSKDTPPSFTLKK, encoded by the coding sequence ATGAGTAACACTAAAAATTTGTTTAAAACTGCTTTAAGCATTGTTTTATTTATAATATGCACAAATACATGGTCACAAAAACTTAAACCGGTAGACTATGTAAATACACATATGGGAAATATAAGCCATCTTTTAGTGCCTACTTTTCCTACCATACATTTACCAAATAGTATGTTAAGGGTGTATCCTGAACGTGGTGATTATACAGGAGATTTATTACATGGCTTACCACTTATTGTTACGAGCCACCGTGGAAGTTCTGCTTTTAATTTAAGCCCATTTCAAGGTACCGAAAATGACATAAAATCGGTTTTAAATTATAGTTACGATTTGGAAAAATCGACTCCATACTCCTATTTTGTCTACTTAGATGATTTACAAATTTCAGTGAATTATGGCATATCACATCAAGCAGCTCGTTACGAAATAGAATTTGAAAACAATAAAGAATCGTACCTTATCTTAAATTCTCGCAATGGTGAAATACAATGGAACGGAAAAGCTATTTCTGGTTACCAAAATTTAGATAACAATACCAAGGTCTACCTTTATTTAGAACCTGAGCAAAAACCAGAATCTGTCTCCACATTCAGTAATGATGGTTTAATTAAGAGTAACATTTCACAAGGCAAGAATGCTTCATTAATTTTAAAATATGCCAAAGGGAAGCGAACTACTTCTATTAATTACGGTGTTTCTTTTATTGATGAAAAACAAGCACAGCAAAACATGAAACGTGAAGTACTAAAGAAAACGGTTGCTGATTTACAAAAAGAAGGAATGGAAATATGGAATAAAGCTCTCGGGAAAATCTCTGTTGAAGGAGGTAGTCATGATGATAAAACAGTGTTTTACTCATCCTTGTATCGTAGTTATGAAAGGCCTGTTTGTATCTCAGAAGAAGGCAGATATTTTAGTGCTTTTGATGAAAAAGTTCATGATGATATAGGTCGTGATTTTTATACTGATGATTGGATTTGGGATTCGTACCGAGCACATCACCCATTACGTATTTTAACAGATCCAAGCAAGGAAGAAGATATCTTGCATTCTTTTTTATTAATGGCTGAACAAATGGACAATCATTGGATGCCCACTTTTCCAGAAATTACAGGAGATAGTCGCCGAATGAATTCCAACCATGCCGTAGCATCTTTTATCGATGCCTATAGAAAAGGACTAAAAAAATTCGATTTAAACAATGCCTTTCTAGCTTCAAAAAATGCAATCACTCAAAAAACGTTAGCACCTTGGTCTGGAAAACCCGCAGGAGAATTGGATTTATTTTATAAAAATCACGGTTACATTCCTGCATTAAAAGATGGAGAAAAAGAAACAATTCCTGAGGTATCTTCTTTTGAAAAACGTCAACCTGTAGCTGTAACCTTGGGTACATCTTATGATGAGTGGTGTTTATCTGAAATAGCCGAGGAGTTAGGAAAGAAAGAAGAACGTGATTATTTCAGACAGAAATCATTCAATTACCGAAATCTATTCAATTCTAAAACTCAGTTTTTTCACCCTAAAGATAACGAAGGTCATTTTATAGAACCCTTTGATTATCGTTTTTCTGGAGGTATCGGTGCACGTGATTCTTATGGTGAAAATAATGGATGGACTTACCGCTGGGATGTGCAACACAATATTGCAGACTTAATAGTACTTATGGGTGGAAGAGAAAATTTTATTCAGAATCTCAATGATCTATTTTCAACGCCTATGGGTCGAGGTAAACGTGAGTTTTACACGCAGCTTCCAGATCAAACAGGTAATGTTGGTCAATTTTCTATGGCAAACGAACCTTCCTTGCATATTCCGTACCTGTACAATTATGCAGGACAGCCATGGAAAACTCAAAAACGAATTAGAAAACTGTTAAAAGATTGGTTTAGAAATGATTTAATGGGTGTGCCTGGTGATGAAGATGGAGGAGGCATGTCGTCTTTTGTGGTATTCTCTCAATTAGGTTTTTACCCTGTAACTCCAGGTTTACCAATATATAATATAGGAAGTCCTGTTTTCGAAAAATCTGTAGTTCATTTAGAAAATGGAAAGAAATTCACCATTATCGCAAAAAACACTTCTGAAGAAAATAAATATATCCAATCGGCAAAACTAAATAACAAAACATGGAACAAGCCATGGTTTACCCATGATGACATAATTAACGGAGGTACTTTGGAACTTGAAATGGGTGATAAAGCAAATAAAAAATGGGGGAGTTTATCTAAAGATACCCCGCCTTCTTTTACACTTAAAAAATAA
- a CDS encoding alkaline phosphatase: MNLKKIVIPFIVLGLTSCKSTTSVNKEINNTPKNVILLISDGTGLSQISSAYYYKDSTPNYSRFENIGLIKTSSSQQDITDSAAGATAFSCGVKTYNGAIGVANDSTNVENIIELVSSKNIKTGVIATLAITHATPASFYGHTLSRDSQEKIALQLTQSRVDFFAGGGLKYFNDRKDGQNLLKTFEENEFDVNTNALSDFSTIESSKKVGFLLSKEGMPTMEEGRGDFLSNATELGIQFLNKDNSSFFLMSEGSQIDWGGHANNASWLISELIDFDNLIGKVLDFAEKDGNTLVVVTSDHETGGFTLAAKKKKREDGSEYRDYSEIDPTFSTGGHSATLIPVFAYGPGSEEFKGVYENNAIFHKILKVTNWGN; this comes from the coding sequence ATGAACTTAAAAAAAATTGTTATTCCTTTTATCGTACTAGGTTTGACTTCATGCAAATCTACAACCTCAGTTAACAAAGAAATTAATAATACTCCTAAAAACGTTATCCTATTAATTAGTGATGGTACAGGATTATCGCAAATTTCCTCTGCTTATTATTACAAAGATTCTACTCCAAATTATAGCCGATTTGAAAACATAGGACTCATCAAAACATCTTCTTCGCAACAAGATATAACTGATTCTGCTGCAGGCGCGACTGCTTTTTCTTGTGGAGTCAAAACATATAATGGAGCCATAGGCGTTGCAAATGATTCAACAAACGTAGAAAATATAATAGAGTTAGTTTCATCCAAAAATATAAAAACAGGAGTAATTGCTACTTTAGCCATAACTCATGCAACACCTGCTAGTTTCTATGGTCATACTTTAAGCAGGGATTCTCAAGAAAAAATCGCATTGCAATTAACACAATCAAGAGTCGACTTTTTTGCAGGAGGTGGTTTAAAATATTTTAATGATCGTAAGGATGGACAAAATTTACTTAAAACTTTCGAAGAAAATGAATTTGATGTTAATACCAATGCTTTAAGTGATTTTAGCACAATTGAATCAAGTAAAAAAGTTGGTTTCCTATTATCAAAAGAAGGAATGCCCACTATGGAAGAAGGCCGAGGAGATTTCTTATCTAATGCCACTGAACTTGGTATTCAATTTTTAAACAAAGATAATTCAAGTTTTTTTTTAATGAGTGAAGGGTCCCAAATAGATTGGGGTGGTCACGCTAATAATGCTTCATGGTTAATATCAGAACTTATTGACTTTGATAATCTAATTGGGAAAGTATTGGATTTTGCTGAAAAAGATGGTAATACTTTGGTAGTTGTAACTTCTGACCATGAAACAGGTGGTTTTACTTTAGCCGCAAAAAAGAAAAAAAGAGAAGATGGCAGTGAATATCGAGATTACAGTGAAATTGACCCTACTTTTTCAACAGGGGGGCATTCGGCTACCTTAATCCCTGTATTTGCTTATGGTCCAGGTTCTGAAGAATTTAAAGGAGTTTATGAAAATAATGCTATTTTTCATAAAATACTTAAAGTTACCAACTGGGGAAATTAA
- a CDS encoding DUF4965 domain-containing protein — protein sequence MKKQFTFLWFISFLFATSVNNAQEGLRAPAYPLVTHNPNFSIWSMDSELNGSATQHWTEQDHSLLGILKVDNEYYRFLGAETKVYESILAASDESDYQVDYTEKKPNSGWEKTNFNSSHWKKGEAPFCDVIKEAKTIWKSNNLWYRRSFNLNNTNLKKTYLKLRHDDNVIVYLNGNKIYETEGWQHSYKYIPIDQNIIKQLKSKDNVLAIHVKNTAGGQWLDAGLVIEAPTMQNVSLKKAKQIDVILNATQTIYTFDCDNVELTATFTSPLLLDDLDLMSRPISYLSVKVKSKDKKEHQAKLYIGASSNIAVYTPQQEIVVTKYTQNNLNILKAGTVEQPRLQKKSDDMRVDWGHAYLASSTTNSQHYISTSNTSLLPFVSHVKIDSKTEITGKNLVLNTITNFGSVGTEETGTIVMLGYDEVYSINYFGSHLKPWFKKDGISMDSSLAIASNNYKSIIKRVETFDKKIYEDCLNAGGKKYADLCILAYRQAIAAHTLVESPEGEILFLSKENNSGGFINTVDVTYPSAPLFLIYNPDLLKGMLNGIFYYSEKSGKWNKPYPTHDLGVYPIATGHIYGEDMPVEEAGNMIILTAAIAQQEENADYAKKHWETLTTWANYLTEEGFDPGNQLCTDDFAGHLARNANLSIKAIIGIASYGKLAGMLGDKETEKKYMSTAKKLAKDWMKIDADGSHYSLAFEAKGTWSQKYNLVWDEILDLNIFSKSIMKKEIKYYLTKQNKYGLPLDSRKTYTKSDWVIWTATLAENEADFEALVAPIWKYANETLDRVPISDWHETTNAKKVGFKARSVVGGYFIKLLKVKEK from the coding sequence TTGAAAAAACAATTTACTTTTTTATGGTTTATAAGTTTTCTTTTTGCGACTTCAGTCAATAATGCACAAGAAGGCTTAAGGGCTCCTGCATACCCTTTAGTTACCCACAATCCAAACTTTAGTATTTGGTCTATGGACTCTGAGCTCAATGGCTCAGCAACTCAACATTGGACAGAGCAAGATCATTCTTTACTTGGTATTTTAAAAGTTGACAATGAATATTATCGTTTTTTAGGTGCAGAAACCAAAGTTTATGAATCTATTTTAGCTGCTTCTGATGAAAGTGATTACCAAGTAGATTACACTGAAAAAAAACCGAATTCTGGTTGGGAAAAAACAAATTTTAATAGTAGTCATTGGAAAAAAGGAGAAGCTCCATTTTGTGATGTTATTAAGGAAGCTAAAACCATCTGGAAAAGTAACAATCTTTGGTATAGACGCTCTTTTAATTTAAACAATACGAATCTAAAAAAAACGTATTTAAAACTTCGTCATGATGATAATGTTATTGTTTATTTAAACGGCAACAAGATTTATGAAACTGAAGGATGGCAACATAGCTATAAATACATTCCCATAGACCAAAATATTATTAAACAATTAAAGTCAAAAGATAATGTACTTGCTATTCATGTAAAAAATACAGCAGGAGGTCAGTGGTTAGACGCTGGTTTAGTTATTGAAGCTCCAACTATGCAAAATGTATCTTTAAAAAAGGCAAAACAAATCGATGTCATTCTAAATGCAACTCAAACCATATACACATTTGATTGTGATAATGTTGAACTTACTGCTACATTCACTTCTCCATTATTGTTAGATGACTTAGATTTAATGAGTCGTCCAATATCTTATTTATCTGTAAAAGTAAAATCAAAAGATAAAAAAGAGCACCAAGCAAAATTATATATTGGAGCATCTAGCAACATTGCAGTATATACACCTCAACAAGAAATTGTAGTTACTAAATATACACAAAACAATCTTAATATTCTTAAAGCTGGTACTGTAGAACAACCCAGATTACAAAAAAAAAGTGATGATATGCGTGTAGATTGGGGGCATGCTTATTTAGCTTCTTCAACTACAAATAGTCAACACTACATAAGCACCTCTAACACATCACTCCTACCTTTTGTATCTCATGTCAAAATTGACTCAAAAACAGAAATTACCGGTAAAAATTTAGTATTAAATACTATTACCAACTTCGGATCTGTAGGAACAGAAGAAACAGGCACTATCGTAATGCTTGGTTATGATGAAGTATACAGCATCAACTATTTTGGATCCCATTTAAAACCTTGGTTTAAAAAAGATGGTATATCTATGGATAGCAGTTTAGCAATAGCTTCAAACAACTATAAAAGCATCATAAAACGTGTGGAAACATTTGACAAAAAAATATATGAAGATTGTTTAAATGCTGGTGGTAAAAAATATGCAGATTTATGCATTTTAGCTTATAGACAAGCCATTGCTGCACATACATTAGTAGAAAGTCCAGAAGGTGAAATTCTTTTTCTTTCAAAAGAAAATAATAGTGGAGGTTTTATAAATACAGTAGACGTCACCTACCCTTCTGCCCCATTGTTTTTAATTTACAATCCCGATTTATTAAAAGGGATGTTAAACGGCATCTTCTATTATAGTGAAAAAAGCGGAAAATGGAACAAACCTTATCCTACACATGATTTAGGTGTTTATCCAATTGCTACTGGACATATCTATGGAGAAGATATGCCTGTTGAAGAAGCGGGAAATATGATCATATTAACTGCTGCTATTGCACAACAAGAAGAAAATGCCGACTATGCAAAAAAACATTGGGAAACATTAACCACATGGGCAAACTATTTAACCGAAGAGGGTTTTGATCCAGGCAATCAATTGTGTACTGATGATTTTGCTGGCCATTTAGCCCGAAATGCAAATCTTTCTATAAAAGCTATTATAGGAATTGCTTCTTATGGCAAACTTGCTGGCATGTTAGGTGATAAAGAAACAGAAAAAAAATACATGTCAACAGCAAAAAAATTAGCGAAAGATTGGATGAAAATTGATGCAGATGGTAGTCATTATAGCTTAGCATTTGAAGCTAAAGGAACATGGAGTCAGAAGTACAATCTAGTTTGGGATGAGATATTAGATTTGAATATTTTTTCAAAATCTATCATGAAAAAAGAAATCAAATATTACCTAACCAAACAAAACAAATATGGTTTACCTCTAGATAGTAGAAAAACGTATACAAAATCTGATTGGGTAATTTGGACAGCAACTTTAGCTGAAAACGAAGCCGATTTTGAAGCCTTAGTTGCCCCCATATGGAAATATGCTAATGAAACTTTAGACCGGGTACCAATAAGTGATTGGCACGAAACCACAAATGCTAAAAAAGTAGGATTTAAAGCTCGCTCTGTTGTTGGAGGTTATTTTATAAAACTTTTAAAGGTTAAAGAGAAATAA